In Poecile atricapillus isolate bPoeAtr1 chromosome 1, bPoeAtr1.hap1, whole genome shotgun sequence, the sequence ATAAGCCGGCGTGCGGAGCGGCTCAGCGCGGCGATGGAGACCGGCGGCTGCCGCATgggcggagcggggcccggCGGCCCGGCCGCGATCACGCTGGAGGAGCTGGACGGGCTGGCCGAGGAGAGCCCGGACTCGGCTTACCACAGCCACggcagcagcctggaggaggaggcggcCGAGCGCatggaggatgaggagcaggagcGGCTGCTGAGCTACTGGCAGAGCGTGGGACGGGGGCACCAGGTGGATGTGCCCCGCGGTAAGGCCGGCGGGATCGCTCCGGGCTGAGGGGATAGGGACGGGCTGgccccgggggctgcgggaATGAACTGCCAGCAAAGTCCCGAGTGAGTCTGAGCCACCCAAACCTGGCTCTGCGGCAGCCAAAGCTTCACCCGGGGCCAGGCAAAGCTTTCCGTAAGGCAGGGAAGCGGCTGCAGCGGCACTGGGGTGACCTATTCACCCTAAAAACAATCGGTGCGAGTTCTTAGccttaattaaatattaaactgGCTTTCCTAAGAATATTCTTCCTAAGAATATTCCCTACACGACTATATAGTTCTTTAAGGAAAGAGGGCTGTCTTTAAAAACAGAGTAAACAAGGATTGATTTGCTTTTGGCAGCGAGGCTCCCAGGCTCATCTTAGTCAGAAATCGGTTGTTTTCAATTTTAAGAAAGAGCGGAGAATCTGAAAGACCGATGAGTCAGAGAACTCCTAACAAGCAGCAGAGTCACTCCGAGCTCAGATTTTAACTGTGCCCTGTCCTGGCCAGAGGAGCAGAGATCTGCAGCATCTCTGCCCTGCAGGTAACTCCCCTGCCCCGAGCTGGGCAGAGCCAAACCTTGCCCAGGCTGCACTGGACATTACCAGGATGAAATTATTATTCCTTAAAAACTTTCTATATTCCAGCCCAGCAAATTGAGCCCATCTTCCTTTTCCAGCCACACCTTGAAGTCTCAACTCTGTAAAGCTTTAACGATGACAATTAAAGTGCTAAAAGAAGGGTGTGAACAGAGCTCCCTGCCTTGTTCCCGGTGGCCCTGGAGGGGTCTCTGGATGCCCAGTGCCACCCTCGGTGACAGCCCCAGGGCACGGAGGGTCTGTTTGACACTCCTGAGTGCAGCAGAAAACCACAGCCCTTGGCACAGAATTAtctgttctgttctgctgcCTGGCGCTGGAATTCCTGCGTTCCCCAGGAGGGATCCAAAGGCTGAGGAGCACGTTGTAATACACAGTATTACAGGTTTGCTCTGTGGCACTGGGCACGTGATACAAAAATCAAGATAGAATAAtacaagatttttcttcaggtCCTGTCCGGGCTGAAGGAGGATGggaggcaagggaggggattttCCAGGAGGACGAATCCCCCTGTGACAAGGAACAGACTCTGTCCCTGCCTCTGTgctccctgggacagggacaggaccctgGGGCTGGAGAtcaggaaaggttcttccccagaggGTGGAAGGAGCACTGGgaaagctccccagggaatgggagcTCCCAGTGGGATTgctggatgatccctgtggaATCATGACTGACAAAACACACCCATCCTTGTCCCTCTGCCTGGCCCTGTGCAGGTGGAGCTCTCCAGAACGGGacaacacagagcacagagccatAAACTGCAGGATAAAACTCCCCAAAGGACTTTAATCAGTCGTAATCCTTATCCTCTGAATAAAtatggaatgaaaaaaatacataaccCCCCACACACTAATTGATAAAGTCATCTAAAAATAGAGTTAACTTTTCTAGAGTCCTGAAAGCTTTCCTAACTCTTGGAAAATTCAgtgctgaatttatttttgcCTCCAAAGAGACTCATTTACATGTCAGTAGTTACATTTTAAACGTTTCCCAGGGACATATTGCAAAGAAAAAGTGTTTACACTTCACTACAGTGTAGCTTTCtcccctttattttttccctcccctttgtTTAAGGATCTTTACTATTCCAAATAGTCTTAAAGCTATTTTATATCCCCTGCACTGGATGCCAGGAGAGGGAGGTTTGATTCCCAGCTCAGCTACAGATTTACTGAGTGACCTCGGCCAAGTTAATTCTCTCCTGCATCTTAATTCTCATCTCAACCATGGGTAATGCTCTCTTtcccatcaccctgcctctTCCACTGAGACCCTGAGGCACCTCAAACTCCAGAAAAGGGCTCTGGGAGCTGAAACTCCTCCTATTCCTGCATGTCCAGTACACACTatggggcagcagggcaggaattcACATCCAGACTCTCAAACCCTGCACAGAAAATTGAGTTTCTAATGCTCTAAGTACACAAATGCTTTCATCACTTCAGCTTTGGAAGGCACAGGACCAACTCTTGTGGAAGAGTTCCACTCCTAACACTGACCTTGTATCCACAGTTTCCAAGGCTGTCTGCCAGGGATCAACTCCTGAGCAGAATTTATTCACGCCCTTCAGCTAGAATTGATGTCAGGGCAACCTATAAAGCTGGAAATACACCTTTAGACATTAAACAGCCTTTGGAAATTAATTCCCACAGCAGTATTTCCTTGAGCCTGCCAGCAAGAGCAGCCAACCTAATTTACCTCACGGGGATACTCCTGaatccagcagcacaggagttactgggattgggaatgttcCCTGCACAGGGCCAGGAAATGGGACACAGCCAAAAGCTTTCCATGGACACTTGGGTAGCTGGAAATTcagggaatgggagagggaaaCCTGTTCCCAACAGCACAGGGGGCACGACACAGGTAACCTCCCCTAGGAAAAGCCTTTTCCTTCCCTAGGGAAGAGCAAACAAAAGCAGGCACAAAGAGCCCACAGGGATGAAGCACATTTCAGGGGAAGGGAGCACATTTCAGGGGAATGGAGCACATTTCAGGGGATTCAGGCACATTTCAGGGGATTCAGGCACATTTCAGGGGATTCAGGCACATTTCAGGGGATTCAGGCACATTTCAGGGGAATGGAGCACATTTCAGGGGATTCAGGCACATTTCAGGGGAATGGAGCACATTTCAGGGGATTCAGGCACATTTCAGGGGAATGGAGCACATTTCAGGGGAAGGGAGCACATTTCAGGGGATTCAGGCACATTTCAGGGGATTCAGGCACATTTCAGGGGATTCAGGCACATTTCAGGGGAATGGAGCACATTTCAGGGGAATGGAGCACATTTCAGGGGATTCAGGCACATTTCAGGGGATTCAGGCACATTTCAGGGGATTCAGGCACATTTCAGGGGAATGGAGCACATTTCAGGGGATTCAGGCACATTTCAGGGGATTGAAGCACATTTCAGGGGATTCAGGCACATTTCAGGGGATTCAGGCACATTTCAGGCTCAGTCTCACTGGGAACTGTGTGTTTGTTCTCTTGCAGACATGGCAGAGCCCATCCAGCAGCTGACCAGGAATAACAACCCCCAGGAGAGGCAGAGCATCCCCTTCACCCTGATCCAGCGCAAGGAGAAGGTACTGCTGCCCCTGCCAGCTGCAATCCTGGCTCCCAGAAATGGGGCTCCTTACAAAATCCTTTTAATCTTTTGGGGTTTGGAACACCCAGCACAAAGCATTGTAACCACTCCCTCTCATTTGGAACACCTCATCCCTTGCACATGTGTCACTTTCTTTTTTGCAAGGTAGAAACTCTGAGGAAAGCCAGAAGCTGGCCAGGAATTACAGCCTTTGAGGCATAATTAATTTAACAAAAACCCCTCTTACTTTgccatttgaaataaaatgccCATTTTCTTCACTTGAATTGGTGCATTTGCTCCTTTACAGTCATGTTGCTAAATCCTTAGCAAAGAGTACTTGAAAGAGATGAATATCtgaatttaaaaccaaaaatgtaCTTCTGTATCATGAATCATTATCAAACAAAGCAGCAATTTATAAACCCCTCTTATCCTctaatgaaaaactgaaattaatgtACAGCAAATTGATTCCAGCTCAGGAAATGGGCAAACAAATGTCTAACCTTAACTCAAGAACCATGAAAACCTTTACTGACCATCTGTAAGGACTTTTTGGCCACATTtcctttaaatatatttaaatatttcacactTATAAATACCATTATTTGAGTGGGTTTCATCTAAACAGTTTGGGACTCCTGGCTGTTTATgttgaaagcattttttaatgttaCAGCGCTACTGTAACAACTGCAGCTAAAAAAATAAGGTTATTCAGTGTTAATTGCAACTAAATGTTTAATAGTGCCAGTCCAAAAGATGACAGATCCTTCTTTTAAAGGAGAACTACCTGGAAATCTGCTGAAGTCAGTTTTGATCCAAAATCAGCAGTGTATTCCTTGGTTTATAGGAGGAAGGATTCAAATTCATGTTTCTTTGAGCTGAAAAGATGCAGTTCTTGTGCTCAAAATGTACTTGTTTGGTTGATGTCTTCAGATGATTAAATTAAAATCCTGCTGCAGTAATAAGTAGGCAGGATTCCATTTCTTCATGCAGAAAAAGCCAATCTTTAACGTTACAGCCCATTTTTGTACAGTTTTCCAGACCTTGTGTGTAATTCTAATTGGTTCATACCTTTCCTGCCATTCAATTCATTGGTCAGTAAATGACATTTTATATGTCTGTCAAATCTTTCTGTTCCTGTGCAGTTGACACATTTCCTCCACTGATTCTCAAGGGAcaggtttctgctttctcaggTGTGGAGGGTTCTGTTCCAGAATAGATTGTTGTGCTACCTGCTTTCATTCTGAGGATTTTTCACAAGTCACAAGCTAACTGTTAGCTTAGCTGGAGTATCAGGgcttaaaacatattttataaagcctttttttttataacatcTCTACCTGTCTGCAACAAAATCCCCAATTCTCCTGTGTGTCTGCAGCTGGGAGATCTGCTCTACGAGAAGAGGCAGTATGGGAAAGCCAAGTGGGCTTGTATCAGAATGAAAGAGAAACAGTACGAGCAGAGCATCTGCCTTGGATTCATGAAGCTCATGAGGTACATCTGTGAGCAGAACTCCTCAGGTAATGGACACCTCCAACCCTCCAGGAGTTACAAAATTGTATTTCTGCCCTCACTCCTAATCAGGGAGTTCCTTTGAACAGCTTTTCCCAAATCTACACCCTATAGGGATGTTTTTCCATGATACAGCCTTGACAGAAAAGTCATATTAATtgtgggatggtttgggttggatgtTTATATCACacctccactgtcccaggctgctcccagctctctgctgtaAATCTGGCATTTGCTACAGGATTTTCAGGGTTTAATTttcacagcagcactgaaatcagctggCAGTGTGATACCAGAgtttcctgcctccttcccttTAGTTCAAGATATTAAATTGTCCCTGTCCCAATGGACACAACAAATTTGTGGTTGAAGCACGTTTTCCAGAACATAATCCAGTTTTAACTTAAAATAATGGCAAATCCACCATGTCCTTGAGAGCTTGTGCCTGCCTGTAAAATCTGCACCTGGTGTCCAATCCAATTTAATCTGGTTTTCACTCCCAGACATCAGTTCTCGTATTTTTCATCCTCCAGTTACTATCAAGTTTTGCCGTGCTCAGTGCTCTGTGCTGTAATTGACTCAGCCCTTAAGTGTCTTTCCAAGAAAATACAAACACTGATCACaaaagcttttccttcctcaggcaccttccccaccctccccatTCTTTTAACACTTCAACATggtttaaaagtaattttagctCCACAACAGCAAGGTTTTTATCAAACTGTACAGAAGCAAAGCCATCTCTGCCTCCTGCAGTCCAAACCATACAATGGTGCAAAAAAATACTGCAACACTTTTAACAGCAGCAAACCCTCAATGAATTCACAGAGGAGCCCCTTCTCTTGCCTGCAGTTTTGTCACCACATACTGAAACCATGACAGGAGGTCAGTTTGAAGAGAAACACCTCTAGGAGGGGGGAAAATACTTCAGGCAAACTCCCTGCCCTGCATGGAGAGGGGAGAGCTCACCAAATGCTGAGTtttggacacacacacacacaccaagcACAGtgaaatcatggaatcacagatgctttgggtgggaagggaccttaaagatcttcctcttccacccctgccatggcagggacacctcccactgtcccaggctgctggggttGTGCTCCCAGTGAGAGATTTGGGAGTGGGACTGGATGGTCCTGCaggtccttccaaccccaaccattccATGAATCCATGGCCTGAGCTTCCAGCTCCACGTGCTgagcacagagagcagggacaggacatgtTCTCAGTAAATGGGATCATTCTTATGGAAtcctggagtggtttgggttgggaggagaCCTCAAATCCCAGccagtgccatggcagggacacctcccactgtcccagctgctccaagccctgtccagcgtggcctgggacactgccagggatccagggacagccacagctgctctgggcccTCACTGCCACTTCCAAATGCCACTTCCAGCTTGGAGCACCCCACTGCTGGCTACGCCATCCCAAGGAGATCCCTCCATCCCAAGGAGATCCCTCCATCCCAGGGAGACCCCTCCATCCCAGGGAGACCCCTCCATCCCAGGGAGACCCCTCCATCCCAGGGAGATCCCTCCATCCCAGGGAGATCCCTCCATCCCAGGGAGATCCCTCCATCCCAGGGAGATCCCTCCATCCCAGGGAGATCCCTCCATCCCAGGGAGATCACTCCATCCCAGGGAGATCCCTCCATCCCAATGAGATCCCTCCATCCCAGGGAGATCCCTCCATCCCAGTGAAACCCCTCCCTTAACCCCATGGTGCTGATTTAACCCATTCAGCACAGCCTCAGCAGGCGAGCAGGGTGTGCAGAGCCTCTCCCCTGTTCCCTGAACGCTCCCACCCCTGTGTGGCCAGGGCTGTACCTGGGGATCACCGTGCCCATCGTCACCATCGTGCACACCAACGAGGCGCAGTCGGCGATGACACAGGCGGTGACAGTGGCCTATTACCTGCCCGAGGTGCTGCAGGACGAGCCCCCGCACCCCTTCGACTCCGACATCATCATCGAGGAGTGGCCTGCCACCATCGTCTACAGCAGGTGAGAAATGCTtcacctctgctctgccaggaaCAGGGGAAACGTGCAGCTCTCAAGCCAGGCCTGTTATCATGTTTACACCTCGTAAAAGGTTGTAAATGGTAAAACTTTGTTTTCAGGAGTTGTAAAAGCTGCCTGTTTTATGAATGGGATGGTCAGGAAATAATGGGTACCGATTTAGGTTcttccccagagggtgctggcactgcccaggctccccagggaatggtgagagctccaggagctccacgAGTGTTtggacagcactgccaggttGGGATTGTTGGGAGGTCTGGGCAGGACCAGGATTGACTCCACAGTCCCTCTgggtcctttccagctcaggtTATTCTACATTTATATGAATTACTTGGTCAAATGATGCATCTGTAAATGTGTGATAAAACACCCTCAGACTGTTCCGTGTAGCTGGGAACAAAGTGTCTGACATGGCACAgaaaattttaaggaaaaaatggtTTGGGAACAATCACAGTACCACTGGTGAAACACGACCAAGTGATTCAGAAGGTGTTTCTGGGCTCTGGAGAAACAGTGGGTTTAAAATGAATGAACTAAGTTGGGAAAGAAATTTGAGATGGTCGAGTCCCACCACCACCTTGTCACCCAGACCACAGCACCGAGTGCCACACCAGGCtttccttgaacacctccagggatggtgactccagcaccCCCCTGGGCAGCCCTTTCCCATGCCCAGGCACCCTTCCTGCGAGGCCCTTTTTCCTCATGCCCAGCCTAGagctcccctggtgcagctcaGGGCCATCCCCTCGTGTCcaggctgctccctgggcaCGGAGCCACCCtctcctgccagggagctgaccccagctgaccgCTGCAGGAGCTTCCGAGGGATCACCAACGAAGATTCCATCATGAGAGAGATCAACCTGCTGGCAGCCATCCTGGAGAGCCCCGAGCTGTGCCTGCAGGACACCTTCATCATCGCCGGCTACACCAACCCGGCTGCTGCCAACCGCCACAACGAGATCTGGTTCCTGCAGCggccctgagctgctgctgctgctgctgctgccccatggagcctccttctgctgccccaTGGAGCCTCCTTCTGCTGACCCATGGAgcctccttctgctgctgctgctgccccatggagcctcctcctgctgccccacggagcctcctcctgctgctgctgccccatggagcctcctcctgctgctgctgccccatggagcctccttctgctgccccatggagcctcctgctgctgctgctgccccatggaacctcctcctgctgccccatggagcctcctcctgctgctgctgccccatggaacctcctcctcctgctgctgccccatggagcctcctcctgccccatggagcctcctcctgctgctgctgctgccccatggagcctcctcctgctgccccacggagcctcctcctcctgctgctgccccatggagcctcctcctcctcctgctgctgctgccccatggagcctcctcctgctgctgccccatggagcctcctcctgccccatggagcctcctcctgctgctgctgctccacggagcctgctcctcctcctgctgctgccccatgagcatcctcctcctcctcctgctgctccacagagcctcctcctgctgctgccccatgagcgtcctcctgctgccccatggagcctcctcctcctcctcctcctgctgccccacggagcctcctcctcctcctgctcctgccccatggagcctcctcctcctcctcctcccccatggagtctgctcctgctgccccacggagcctcctcctcctcctgctgctgccccacggAGCCTCCTCTTGCTGCCTCTCACAGGTGAGGCCGGGCAGCCCAGCTGTCCCCACCTCACAGGTCAGCACCGGGGCTCTCAGCTGGGTTAGggacagccagcccagctcagtCCCCACTCACAGATCCCTGTGGCAACTCTGGCTGCTTCTACACACATTTAATTGAGGGTTTTAACACTTTAAAAGTTCACCTTATCTATTTTTTTGACGAGGTAAGGGAGGCACAGACCTCTTCCCTCAGGCACTTACTGGCACCTCCAGCCTGCCCCTGGCTCGGATggtccctggggacatcctggagCCCTGCTCTGGTGCTGCACAGAgaccctgctggggctggcagtgtGACACACCAAACCCACCTCACACAGGCAGAGAAAGAATGTCCAGGTCTTAGTTCCTCCCAGATTTAGCCCACTGGGATTAGAGCATGGAGGCAGAGCGGGCCAGTGCTGACAGCTGTGGCACAAAGATCCCAGTGCTTACCTCACACAGCTCCCAACCAAAGCACCCCGAGGCTGGGGAGAGACCAAAAAGGCACCACAGTCCTGCTGCTCATTCAAGTGTTGACAGTAAAATTATGGGTTCCCCTCACCACATCCTCCCAGAAtcccagggctggctctggcaTTCCTAAGGAGACACTGGTTATTTTTAACTGCAGTTTTTCAGCAGTTCATTCACACAGCTTAGCTGGCTGTTAGAGTGAATGCTCAGTACTTCTGGCACTCCCACTGTTGATGGCATAAGTGGCACAGAGAAGATCTCAGCTGGGAGTGAGCTCAGGAACCCCTCTGCTGAGAGCAGGGCCAGCAgagagagctgctccagcagcacaggacggggagcccacagctccccagggccctggcccagctcctgACCACCCTCACTGTGAGAGCTTTTTCCTCCTGACATCAATTGGTTTGTCCTTCACCCCTCAGCTGCCAGCCTGAGGCCGAGCTCCCACATTCCAGAGCCCCCAGAAGGTCTGGGAGCAGCATTCCCACTGTTCCACACAGCCCAAGAGCACCTACTGCACTTTAGAGTCAAACAATTCTGCTCTCCAAAATCCCTCCCTAATGGCTCCCCTTACTGACATGATGGTAGAGTTTATTCTGAATAGAAGTAAATgtctttttatataaaattcaCTGAGTACATCACCAGCATTAATTATTGGTCACAGGATTCAGGGTTCCAGCAGAGCTTCTGTGCTCTTTAATTCCAACACACAGACCAGCAAGCAGAGCCAGTGGCTGCTAACTCACAGCAGGGTGAAAAAACAGCTCCAAAAATGGATTTGTGAACCCTGCAGCCTCCTGGTCCCACAGGGAGAGCTCTGTGCTCAGcccaaaacctctccctgagcagcaggatcAGAGCGGCCCTGCCTTAAACAGGACCAAGGTGCCCTCTGGTGCCTGCTGTGCAGAGAttccttgggaagcagcagggagagggggaaaaggaaacagaaa encodes:
- the LOC131579671 gene encoding heme-binding protein 2-like codes for the protein METGGCRMGGAGPGGPAAITLEELDGLAEESPDSAYHSHGSSLEEEAAERMEDEEQERLLSYWQSVGRGHQVDVPRDMAEPIQQLTRNNNPQERQSIPFTLIQRKEKLGDLLYEKRQYGKAKWACIRMKEKQYEQSICLGFMKLMRYICEQNSSGLYLGITVPIVTIVHTNEAQSAMTQAVTVAYYLPEVLQDEPPHPFDSDIIIEEWPATIVYSRSFRGITNEDSIMREINLLAAILESPELCLQDTFIIAGYTNPAAANRHNEIWFLQRP